From the genome of Mastomys coucha isolate ucsf_1 unplaced genomic scaffold, UCSF_Mcou_1 pScaffold6, whole genome shotgun sequence, one region includes:
- the Bdkrb1 gene encoding B1 bradykinin receptor — protein MASQALLEPQPSNQSQQAPPNITSCEGAPEAWDLLYQLLPGFVITVCFFGLLGNLLVLSFFLLPWQRWRQRRKRLTVAEIYLANLAASDLVFVLGLPFWAENIGNRFNWPFGSGLCQVISGVIKANLFISIFLVVAISQDRYRLLVYPMTSWGYRRRRRAHTTCLLIWVAGGLLSIPTFLLRSVRVVPDLNISACILLFPHEAWHFARMVELNILGFLLPLAAILYFNSHILASLRGQKEASRTRCGGPKGSKTTGLILTLVASFLVCWTPYHVFAFLDFLVQMRVIQDCSWKELTDLGLQLANFFAFVNSCLNPLIYVFAGRLFKTRVLGTL, from the coding sequence ATGGCGTCCCAGGCCTTGTTGGAGCCACAGCCCTCTAACCAAAGCCAGCAGGCCCCTCCCAACATCACCTCCTGCGAGGGTGCCCCAGAAGCCTGGGATCTGCTGTATCAGCTGCTGCCAGGGTTTGTCATCACTGTCTGTTTCTTTGGCCTCTTGGGGAATCTTTTAGTCTTGTCCTTCTTCCTTTTGCCTTGGCAACGGTGGCGGCAGCGGCGAAAGCGCTTAACCGTAGCAGAAATCTACCTGGCTAACTTGGCAGCTTCTGATCTGGTGTTTGTCCTGGGCCTGCCCTTCTGGGCAGAGAACATTGGGAACCGTTTCAACTGGCCCTTCGGAAGTGGCCTCTGCCAGGTCATCAGCGGGGTCATCAAGGCCAACCTGTTCATCAGCATCTTCTTGGTGGTGGCCATCAGTCAGGACCGCTACAGGTTGCTGGTGTACCCCATGACCAGCTGGGGGTACCGGCGGCGACGGCGAGCCCACACGACCTGCCTGCTCATCTGGGTAGCCGGAGGCCTCTTGAGCATCCCCACATTTCTTCTGCGTTCTGTCAGAGTCGTCCCTGATCTGAACATCTCTGCCTGCATCCTGCTTTTCCCCCACGAAGCTTGGCACTTTGCAAGGATGGTGGAGTTGAACATTTTGGGCTTCCTCCTCCCACTGGCTGCCATCCTGTACTTCAACTCTCACATCCTGGCCTCCCTGAGAGGACAGAAGGAGGCCAGCAGGACCCGGTGTGGGGGGCCCAAGGGCAGCAAAACAACAGGGCTGATCCTCACACTAGTGGCCTCTTTCCTGGTCTGCTGGACCCCTTATCACGTCTTCgccttcctggatttcctggtccAGATGAGAGTGATCCAGGACTGCTCCTGGAAGGAGCTCACGGACCTGGGTCTGCAGCTAGCCAACTTCTTTGCTTTTGTCAACAGCTGCCTGAACCCACTGATTTATGTCTTTGCAGGCCGGCTCTTTAAGACCAGGGTTCTGGGAACTTTATAA